From the Patescibacteria group bacterium genome, one window contains:
- the rplU gene encoding 50S ribosomal protein L21, with protein sequence MKAVVKIKGHQYLVAKGDKLKVQKIKAESNEKISFEDVYLVFNDKEFHLGKPRVEKAKVEAKILRHLKGRKVIAFKYGPKTRRRVKRGFRPEYTEIEITSIS encoded by the coding sequence ATGAAAGCAGTAGTGAAAATTAAAGGCCACCAGTATCTAGTTGCTAAAGGTGATAAGCTTAAGGTTCAGAAAATCAAAGCCGAGTCTAATGAGAAAATTTCTTTTGAAGATGTTTATTTAGTTTTTAATGATAAGGAATTTCATTTAGGCAAACCAAGAGTAGAAAAAGCAAAAGTTGAGGCTAAAATTCTCCGCCATTTAAAAGGCAGAAAAGTGATCGCTTTTAAATACGGGCCAAAAACCAGGCGCCGAGTTAAGCGGGGCTTTAGGCCGGAATATACTGAAATAGAAATCACTAGCATTAGCTAG
- the recR gene encoding recombination mediator RecR, whose amino-acid sequence MLPDSLKKFIESFSKIPGIGPRQAQRIAFWFLKKNKNLIYSYAFALKDLADKTAICPKCFFVFEPNSGPNRLNFCQICRNPSRDKTILTLVEKETDLISLEKTKKYQGLYFILGGLFSPLKKSNGQEIRIKELLERLKNDSSIKELVLGLSHTAEGDLTAMELEKLLSPFNLKITRLGLGLPRGAEIEFADEDTLTNALTSRR is encoded by the coding sequence ATGCTCCCGGATTCATTAAAAAAATTCATTGAGTCGTTTTCCAAAATCCCGGGTATTGGACCAAGACAGGCCCAGAGGATTGCTTTCTGGTTTTTGAAGAAAAACAAAAACCTTATTTATTCTTATGCTTTTGCCTTAAAGGATTTAGCCGATAAAACCGCTATCTGTCCTAAATGTTTTTTTGTTTTCGAACCAAACTCTGGCCCCAACCGGCTTAACTTCTGCCAGATTTGCCGTAATCCAAGCCGGGACAAAACCATCTTAACTCTGGTTGAAAAAGAGACTGACTTAATTAGTTTGGAAAAAACTAAAAAATATCAAGGGCTTTATTTTATTTTAGGCGGCTTGTTCTCACCCTTAAAAAAGAGCAATGGCCAAGAGATAAGAATCAAAGAGCTGTTGGAGCGGCTGAAAAACGATTCTTCTATCAAAGAGCTGGTTTTGGGATTAAGCCATACTGCTGAAGGAGATCTGACTGCGATGGAACTGGAAAAACTTCTCTCGCCATTTAATCTAAAAATCACCCGTTTGGGTTTGGGTCTGCCCAGGGGCGCGGAGATAGAGTTTGCTGATGAAGACACCCTAACCAACGCCTTAACTTCAAGAAGATAA
- the dnaB gene encoding replicative DNA helicase, translating to MPKKKVQNLENLAGQLPPQDLEAEQSVLGAIMIDKNAITKVADLLVPEDFYQPNHAKIFEVMLELFSKSQPIDVLTVSSRLKEKKLLEEIGGIGYLSELVNAVPTSSHIEHYSKIVNKKRVLRDLISASYNISELAREEKKDVNEVLDLAEQEIFRISQKSAGPAFVHIGDDLKKAFERIDELHHQRGKLRGVPTGFAPLDNLLSGLQRSDLVILAARPSLGKTALALDIARNSALKENVPVGVFSLEMSRDQIIDRLIAAEANVDLWKIRTGNLSEKGEPNDFELIQEAMAKLDEAPIYVDDAPMPTIIQMRAMARRLQAETGLSLLIVDYLQLIHSPSNSDNLVQQMTEISRGLKALARELSIPILAISQLSRAVEHRPQQMPKLADLRESGSIEQDADVVMFIYREDRVKQETERQNLADIIIAKHRNGPLGKATLYFNQDFASFRELTKEEISERSLGEEEF from the coding sequence ATGCCTAAAAAGAAAGTTCAAAACTTAGAAAATCTGGCCGGACAGTTGCCGCCTCAAGATTTAGAAGCGGAACAATCTGTCTTGGGCGCAATTATGATTGATAAAAATGCGATTACTAAAGTCGCTGACCTTTTGGTTCCGGAAGATTTCTACCAGCCCAATCATGCAAAAATCTTTGAGGTAATGCTGGAGCTTTTTTCTAAAAGCCAACCAATTGATGTTCTAACTGTTTCCAGCCGGTTGAAAGAAAAAAAGCTCTTAGAAGAAATCGGCGGAATTGGCTACCTTTCTGAACTGGTCAACGCCGTGCCAACTTCAAGCCATATTGAACACTACTCAAAGATCGTCAATAAAAAACGGGTTTTAAGAGATTTAATCAGCGCCTCTTATAATATCAGCGAACTGGCTCGGGAAGAAAAAAAAGATGTCAATGAAGTCCTTGATCTGGCTGAACAAGAAATTTTCCGAATCTCCCAAAAAAGCGCTGGCCCGGCCTTTGTCCATATTGGCGATGATTTAAAAAAAGCTTTTGAAAGAATTGATGAACTGCATCACCAGCGGGGAAAACTAAGAGGCGTGCCAACCGGATTTGCCCCGCTTGACAACCTGCTTTCCGGGTTACAGCGGTCTGATTTAGTGATTTTAGCCGCCCGGCCTTCTTTGGGGAAAACCGCTTTAGCTCTTGATATTGCCCGGAATTCGGCTTTGAAAGAAAACGTTCCGGTCGGAGTTTTCAGTTTGGAGATGTCCCGGGACCAGATTATTGACCGATTAATTGCCGCTGAAGCCAATGTTGACCTCTGGAAAATCAGAACCGGCAATCTTTCCGAAAAAGGCGAACCCAATGATTTTGAGTTAATCCAAGAAGCAATGGCTAAATTAGACGAAGCGCCGATTTATGTTGATGACGCGCCTATGCCGACCATTATCCAGATGAGAGCCATGGCTCGACGCTTACAAGCAGAAACCGGCTTAAGCCTGTTAATTGTTGATTATCTCCAGCTGATCCACTCGCCCTCAAATTCTGACAACTTGGTCCAGCAAATGACCGAAATCTCCCGGGGCTTAAAAGCTTTGGCCAGAGAATTGAGCATTCCGATTTTGGCAATCTCCCAGCTTAGCCGGGCAGTTGAGCATCGGCCCCAGCAAATGCCCAAATTGGCTGATTTAAGAGAATCCGGCTCAATTGAGCAAGACGCTGATGTGGTGATGTTTATCTACCGGGAAGACCGGGTAAAACAAGAAACAGAAAGGCAAAACTTGGCTGATATTATCATTGCCAAACACCGGAATGGGCCTCTTGGCAAAGCAACATTGTATTTTAACCAGGACTTTGCCAGTTTTAGAGAACTGACCAAAGAAGAAATCTCAGAGCGCAGCCTTGGCGAAGAAGAATTTTAA
- the cysS gene encoding cysteine--tRNA ligase translates to MLTIKIYNTLTGKKQALKPLSKNKINLFVCGPTVQDQPHLGHARTYLVYDFFVNFLKFAGFDVFYLQNITDIDDKIINKAREKQTTSKKIAREYEKIYHQQMKKLKINSVTRHARATEFIPQIISQVKRMFDKKIAYQTGDGIYFNVNKFKDYGKLAKRTGLQAQDSVSRIDDSIDKKNKADFCLWKFSKPNEPNWPSPWGKGRPGWHIEDTAISEHFFGPRYNIHGGAIDLIFPHHESEIAQMESISGKKPLVQIWMHTGFLLVNSKKMSKSLGNFITVSQLLEKERPETVRFFIANFHYRTPINFSFKAFNQSKQAWEKLNQFYSQIIGLKPGKTVKPNPKLEKLISKTEKEFLANLADDFNTAKALGLLFELIRKIYQDDPFLTQISRQTQEEIIRLLEKINSIFKIFIRKKSEVIPRKITVLLAQRKKLRENKKWEQADKIRREIERLGWQVIDSPKKPIAKKIKNA, encoded by the coding sequence ATGTTGACAATCAAAATTTACAATACTTTAACCGGGAAAAAGCAGGCTTTAAAACCTTTAAGTAAAAACAAGATTAATCTTTTTGTCTGCGGCCCGACAGTTCAAGACCAGCCCCATCTCGGCCATGCTCGGACTTATTTAGTTTATGATTTTTTTGTTAATTTTTTAAAATTTGCCGGTTTTGATGTTTTTTACCTCCAGAACATCACTGATATAGATGACAAAATCATCAACAAAGCCAGGGAAAAACAAACTACGTCTAAAAAAATCGCCCGGGAATATGAAAAAATCTATCATCAACAGATGAAAAAACTGAAAATTAATTCAGTCACTCGGCATGCTCGGGCAACTGAATTTATTCCCCAAATTATCAGCCAGGTCAAAAGAATGTTTGATAAAAAGATTGCTTACCAAACCGGCGACGGAATTTACTTCAACGTCAATAAATTCAAAGATTACGGCAAATTAGCCAAAAGAACCGGCTTGCAAGCCCAAGATTCGGTTTCCCGGATTGATGACTCAATTGATAAAAAAAACAAAGCTGATTTTTGCCTTTGGAAATTTTCCAAGCCCAATGAACCAAACTGGCCCAGCCCTTGGGGCAAAGGCCGGCCTGGTTGGCATATTGAAGACACGGCTATTTCCGAGCATTTTTTCGGGCCCCGGTATAATATCCATGGCGGCGCCATTGATTTAATTTTCCCCCATCATGAATCCGAGATTGCTCAAATGGAATCAATCTCCGGGAAAAAGCCCTTGGTTCAGATCTGGATGCATACTGGTTTTCTTTTAGTAAACAGCAAGAAGATGAGCAAATCTTTGGGCAACTTCATTACCGTCTCTCAATTACTTGAAAAAGAAAGGCCAGAAACCGTCAGGTTTTTTATCGCCAATTTCCATTACCGAACTCCGATTAACTTCAGCTTCAAAGCTTTTAACCAGTCTAAACAAGCTTGGGAGAAATTAAATCAGTTTTATTCCCAGATTATCGGATTAAAACCAGGGAAAACCGTTAAACCCAATCCTAAACTTGAAAAACTAATCTCAAAAACAGAAAAAGAATTTCTTGCCAACTTAGCTGATGATTTTAATACCGCTAAAGCTCTTGGCTTATTATTTGAATTAATCAGAAAAATATACCAAGATGACCCGTTTTTAACTCAAATCAGCCGTCAAACCCAAGAAGAAATAATCCGGTTGCTTGAAAAAATCAACTCAATCTTTAAGATTTTTATCAGAAAAAAATCTGAAGTTATACCCAGGAAAATCACAGTTTTGCTTGCCCAGCGAAAAAAACTAAGGGAAAATAAAAAATGGGAGCAAGCAGACAAAATCAGGCGGGAAATTGAAAGGCTCGGCTGGCAAGTGATTGATTCTCCCAAAAAACCAATTGCCAAAAAAATAAAAAATGCCTAA
- a CDS encoding CorA family divalent cation transporter, whose amino-acid sequence MRLIKENIVWYDLYPSTDEEIDFLGKSFELNSSLIEELKNQSPRQKIEKHQDFIFLVIRFPIYNESKKTCTPVEINFLIKEKEVATIRYENCQPIDEFFKNAEELEGFKKKYFDQTTAEFLNGLFGHLFSYANRELAHIDKEVNLITDKIFKGKEKEMIKQLSVAKRDILDFRRIMKPIQGLLKSLAGLNQELYQENKSSLFDQIYGLYLDTIDLAENQKDTIDSLEATNSSLLSSKLDEVTKILSWLAFLLAPFTIIGTLFQINTQFTPIIGKPADWYIITGITLVCSFGLYLIMKKKNWL is encoded by the coding sequence ATGCGCTTAATCAAAGAAAACATTGTCTGGTATGACCTCTATCCCTCAACAGACGAGGAAATCGATTTTCTGGGGAAATCTTTTGAACTCAACTCCAGCTTAATTGAAGAGCTTAAAAACCAATCGCCGAGACAAAAAATAGAAAAACACCAAGACTTTATTTTTTTAGTCATCCGTTTTCCAATTTACAATGAAAGCAAAAAGACCTGCACTCCGGTGGAAATTAATTTTTTAATCAAAGAAAAAGAGGTTGCCACAATAAGATATGAAAACTGCCAGCCAATTGACGAATTCTTCAAAAATGCGGAAGAATTAGAGGGTTTTAAGAAAAAATATTTTGACCAAACCACAGCTGAATTTTTAAATGGTTTGTTCGGCCATCTATTCAGTTATGCCAACCGGGAACTGGCCCATATTGACAAAGAGGTCAACTTAATCACCGACAAAATCTTTAAGGGCAAAGAAAAAGAAATGATTAAACAGCTTTCGGTTGCCAAAAGGGACATTTTAGATTTCCGGAGAATTATGAAACCAATCCAGGGATTGTTAAAATCTTTAGCCGGCTTAAACCAAGAGCTTTACCAAGAAAATAAATCCTCTTTGTTTGATCAAATTTACGGACTTTATCTGGACACAATTGACTTGGCCGAAAACCAAAAAGACACCATTGACAGCTTAGAGGCAACCAACTCTTCGCTTTTATCTTCAAAACTTGATGAGGTGACTAAAATTCTTTCCTGGTTGGCTTTTCTTTTGGCGCCGTTTACAATTATCGGCACGCTATTCCAGATTAACACCCAGTTTACGCCAATTATTGGCAAACCGGCTGATTGGTATATCATTACCGGCATCACTCTTGTCTGCAGCTTTGGCTTATACCTTATTATGAAAAAGAAAAATTGGCTGTAA
- a CDS encoding nucleotide exchange factor GrpE, protein MAESKKTKDKDQRAGEKLSECEKLRNEYLAGWQRAKADFLNYKRQEEERLSGLIKLANEGLISELLFVLDSFALLKNNLKDQDKENSKPLFLIYSQLEGILKRHGLEKIGARKGDKFDPEKHEAVEAEENGESGIILEIIADGYILNGKLIRATRVKVAK, encoded by the coding sequence ATGGCAGAAAGCAAAAAAACTAAAGATAAAGACCAGCGAGCTGGAGAAAAATTATCGGAGTGCGAAAAGCTTCGGAACGAGTATCTGGCTGGCTGGCAAAGAGCAAAAGCAGATTTTTTGAATTACAAAAGGCAAGAAGAGGAACGGTTAAGCGGTCTAATCAAGTTGGCAAACGAAGGATTAATTTCAGAACTGCTTTTTGTTTTAGACAGCTTTGCTTTGTTAAAAAACAATTTAAAGGATCAAGACAAAGAAAATTCAAAACCGCTTTTCTTGATTTACTCCCAGCTTGAGGGCATTTTAAAAAGGCATGGTTTGGAGAAGATTGGAGCAAGAAAGGGAGATAAGTTTGACCCGGAGAAACACGAAGCCGTTGAAGCGGAAGAAAACGGAGAATCAGGAATAATTTTAGAAATTATTGCTGATGGTTACATTCTGAACGGGAAATTGATTCGGGCAACGAGAGTTAAAGTGGCGAAATAG
- the dnaK gene encoding molecular chaperone DnaK — protein sequence MAKILGIDLGTTNSVVAITEGGQPRVLENKEGSRLTPSVVAISKAGERLIGITAKRQAAVNPQNTIFSVKRLIGRHFSDSVIQSDKKMLPYEITEANNGGVEVKMGEKNYKPEEISAMVLSKLKQDAEDKLGEKIEEAIITCPAYFDDSQRAATKAAGEIAGFKVKRVLPEPTAAALAYGFNKRKNEQILVYDFGGGTFDISVLEIGDDVIEVKGIGGDSHLGGDDFDQRIIDFIVAEYKKQEGIDLSKDSLALQRLKEVAEKAKHELSTMFETEINLPFVTSDASGPKHLLMKFSRSQLEDLVRDYIEKSIQLVDQTLKEIKLKPEEIEEVVLVGGQTRMPAMQEAVKKYFGKEPHKDINPDEVVAIGAAVQAGILQGEVRDVLLLDAAPLSLGIETLGGVSTIMVPKNTTVPTARTEVFSTAADNQTSVEVHVLQGERPMAQDNKSLGRFILDGIPPAPRGVPQVEVTFDIDANGILSVTAADKATGKKQSIRIEGSTNLSQEDIEKMRKEAELHQEEDKKKKELIEARNLADNLIYQTEKSLRDWGDKIAEELKKQLEAKTEELKKIKETDDLLAIKTKTEELTKLLQEIGAKMYQQTQTSQEKPESDQSSESDKDQKKSED from the coding sequence ATGGCAAAAATACTTGGAATTGATTTAGGAACAACTAATTCGGTGGTGGCAATCACAGAAGGCGGCCAGCCCCGAGTTTTGGAGAATAAAGAAGGTTCAAGATTAACTCCTTCAGTGGTGGCGATTTCCAAAGCCGGCGAGCGTTTGATTGGAATCACGGCTAAAAGGCAAGCCGCGGTTAATCCCCAGAACACGATTTTTTCAGTGAAAAGATTAATCGGCCGGCATTTTTCTGATTCGGTGATTCAGAGTGATAAGAAAATGCTGCCTTATGAGATTACTGAAGCCAATAATGGCGGAGTTGAGGTTAAGATGGGAGAGAAAAACTATAAACCAGAAGAGATCTCAGCCATGGTTTTAAGCAAACTTAAACAGGATGCTGAAGATAAGTTGGGAGAAAAAATTGAAGAAGCGATCATTACTTGCCCGGCTTATTTTGATGATTCCCAAAGGGCCGCGACCAAAGCCGCCGGAGAGATTGCCGGTTTCAAAGTCAAACGGGTTCTGCCCGAACCAACTGCTGCGGCTTTGGCTTATGGGTTTAACAAAAGAAAAAACGAGCAAATTTTGGTTTATGATTTTGGCGGCGGCACTTTTGACATTTCAGTATTGGAGATTGGCGACGACGTGATTGAGGTTAAGGGAATTGGCGGGGATTCTCACTTGGGCGGCGACGATTTTGACCAGAGAATTATTGATTTCATTGTCGCTGAATATAAAAAGCAAGAAGGAATTGATCTGTCAAAAGATAGCTTGGCTTTGCAGCGCTTGAAAGAAGTGGCAGAAAAAGCTAAACACGAGCTTTCAACCATGTTTGAGACCGAGATTAACCTGCCTTTTGTCACCTCTGATGCTTCCGGCCCGAAACACCTTCTAATGAAGTTTTCCCGGTCCCAGTTAGAAGATCTGGTCAGGGATTATATAGAAAAGTCAATTCAGCTGGTTGACCAAACTTTAAAAGAGATAAAATTAAAACCCGAAGAGATTGAAGAAGTCGTTTTGGTTGGCGGTCAGACCCGAATGCCGGCAATGCAAGAAGCAGTGAAGAAATATTTTGGCAAAGAACCGCACAAAGATATCAATCCGGATGAAGTGGTAGCAATTGGTGCCGCAGTCCAAGCCGGGATTCTTCAGGGCGAAGTTAGAGATGTTTTGCTTCTGGATGCCGCGCCGCTGAGTTTGGGTATAGAAACATTGGGCGGAGTTTCCACCATAATGGTTCCCAAGAATACCACCGTGCCAACTGCCAGAACCGAAGTTTTTTCCACTGCCGCAGATAACCAAACCTCGGTTGAGGTTCATGTTCTGCAGGGAGAAAGGCCAATGGCTCAAGACAATAAATCTTTGGGACGGTTTATTCTTGACGGGATTCCGCCGGCGCCCCGGGGCGTGCCCCAAGTAGAAGTCACTTTTGATATTGATGCTAACGGGATTCTTTCTGTGACCGCGGCAGATAAAGCCACCGGCAAAAAGCAGTCAATTAGAATTGAGGGGTCAACCAATCTGTCCCAAGAAGACATTGAAAAGATGAGAAAAGAAGCCGAGCTCCATCAGGAAGAAGACAAGAAAAAGAAAGAGTTAATTGAGGCAAGAAACTTGGCCGATAATTTGATTTATCAAACAGAAAAGTCTTTGCGCGACTGGGGGGACAAGATAGCCGAGGAGCTAAAAAAACAGTTAGAAGCAAAAACCGAAGAGCTGAAAAAAATAAAAGAAACCGATGATTTGCTTGCCATTAAAACCAAGACCGAAGAGCTGACTAAATTGCTTCAGGAAATTGGAGCAAAAATGTATCAGCAGACTCAAACAAGCCAAGAAAAACCAGAATCAGACCAAAGTTCAGAATCAGATAAAGACCAGAAAAAGAGCGAGGATTAA
- a CDS encoding DnaJ domain-containing protein, whose product MKDYYKILGVSETASIEEIKKAYRKLAHQYHPDRADGNETKFKEINEAYQTLSNQEKRRQYDARRNFGAGGFDFGFGPFGFSGQSSYGWQSLDDLLSEFFGGMAGAGFSGQYQGGFGSRTKTAPKQIVRLSYQGPKGVVLTVELAGVSGLEPKLKQVIDEFSQKIFKEVG is encoded by the coding sequence ATGAAGGATTATTACAAAATTTTAGGCGTTTCTGAAACTGCCTCAATCGAAGAAATTAAAAAAGCTTACCGTAAATTAGCCCATCAATATCATCCGGACCGGGCAGACGGGAATGAAACTAAGTTTAAGGAGATTAATGAAGCCTATCAAACGCTTTCTAACCAAGAGAAAAGGCGGCAGTATGATGCCAGGCGGAATTTCGGCGCTGGCGGATTTGATTTTGGCTTTGGCCCGTTTGGGTTTTCCGGCCAAAGCAGTTATGGTTGGCAAAGCTTAGACGATCTGCTTTCCGAGTTTTTCGGCGGCATGGCCGGAGCCGGGTTTTCTGGCCAGTATCAAGGCGGATTTGGTTCAAGAACTAAAACCGCTCCCAAACAGATTGTTCGGTTAAGCTACCAGGGGCCTAAAGGAGTGGTTTTGACTGTCGAGTTGGCCGGAGTTTCCGGTTTGGAGCCAAAACTTAAACAGGTAATTGACGAGTTTTCCCAAAAAATATTCAAGGAGGTAGGATAA
- a CDS encoding DNA recombination protein RmuC yields MDIILVIVILGFVVLAFIFGFVIYLLLKKQQDDQIQNQSINSLGESISKMQVQLMEHLANQLSAVRGSLDNTVGKNIQRFSEEFVGVKEDLKRVGEIYQSVDNLQKIFKSPKLRGNWGEASLEHLLSQHYPKELYDLQHMFSSGERADAAFKLPDGKIIAIDAKFPLENFSKLQVVETDLEKEAIEKTFIQDVKARIDEIGQKYILPSEGTLDYAIMYVPAEAVYYEIVNPATKASKDDLISYAWSKKVIIASPNLFYLTLKTVEHWFRDVQISKQTQGILKRFERIRKDGEKLAEDFRLLGKHLGNAQSAFNNTEKRLDLMVGKVDQLTSIKVKGELEEPEGESE; encoded by the coding sequence ATGGATATTATTTTAGTGATTGTAATTTTGGGGTTTGTGGTTTTGGCGTTTATTTTTGGCTTTGTCATTTATCTGCTTTTAAAAAAACAGCAAGACGACCAGATTCAAAATCAGTCAATCAATTCTTTAGGCGAGTCAATCTCCAAGATGCAGGTTCAGCTGATGGAGCATTTGGCCAATCAATTAAGCGCGGTTAGGGGCAGTTTGGATAATACTGTGGGCAAAAACATTCAGCGGTTTTCCGAAGAGTTTGTTGGCGTTAAAGAAGATTTAAAAAGAGTCGGCGAGATTTACCAAAGCGTTGACAATCTTCAAAAAATCTTTAAATCGCCAAAGCTACGGGGCAACTGGGGCGAGGCATCTCTTGAGCATCTGCTTTCCCAGCACTATCCCAAAGAGCTTTACGACCTTCAGCATATGTTTTCTTCAGGCGAACGGGCCGATGCGGCGTTTAAACTGCCCGATGGCAAGATAATTGCGATTGATGCCAAATTCCCTTTGGAAAACTTTTCCAAACTTCAAGTGGTGGAAACTGATCTGGAGAAAGAAGCAATAGAAAAAACCTTTATCCAGGATGTTAAAGCCCGGATTGACGAGATTGGCCAAAAATACATTTTGCCCTCAGAGGGGACTTTGGATTACGCGATTATGTATGTGCCGGCTGAAGCGGTTTATTATGAGATCGTTAATCCGGCGACCAAAGCAAGCAAGGACGACTTGATTTCTTATGCTTGGTCTAAGAAAGTGATTATTGCTTCGCCAAATCTGTTTTACCTGACTTTAAAAACAGTTGAGCATTGGTTTCGTGATGTTCAGATTTCTAAACAAACCCAAGGTATTTTAAAGAGATTTGAGAGAATCAGAAAAGACGGCGAAAAATTAGCTGAAGATTTCCGGCTTTTGGGCAAGCACCTGGGCAATGCCCAGTCAGCTTTTAACAACACTGAAAAACGGCTTGATTTAATGGTTGGCAAAGTTGACCAATTAACCTCAATTAAAGTTAAAGGCGAGCTAGAAGAACCGGAAGGGGAAAGTGAATGA
- a CDS encoding co-chaperone GroES produces the protein MKIKPLSDYILIEPLKEEKTTSSGIIIPETASEERPQKGKVIAVGPGKLNDKGERVAMEIKVNQEVLFKKYGPDEIKVRDESGKEVEYLIAREEDILAIIE, from the coding sequence ATGAAAATAAAACCATTATCAGATTATATTCTGATTGAACCATTAAAAGAAGAAAAAACCACTTCTTCCGGGATTATCATTCCGGAGACCGCTTCAGAAGAGCGACCCCAAAAAGGTAAAGTTATTGCCGTTGGTCCGGGCAAATTAAATGATAAAGGCGAGCGGGTAGCGATGGAGATTAAGGTTAACCAAGAAGTGCTTTTCAAAAAGTACGGGCCAGACGAAATTAAGGTCAGAGACGAGTCCGGCAAAGAGGTTGAGTATTTAATTGCCAGAGAAGAAGACATTCTCGCCATTATAGAATAA